A DNA window from Paralichthys olivaceus isolate ysfri-2021 chromosome 3, ASM2471397v2, whole genome shotgun sequence contains the following coding sequences:
- the srd5a3 gene encoding polyprenal reductase — MDVVFTPITFHPELLRAFSRRSLFPVAQNNAALKMTLRSLLSLIHILWSSLACCFLAALCVHKLSRKYQTCRLYVVFQDLIRYGKTKQNLHREDWLRVFDVPKRCFWHFYAVSVCWNGFLLTLYLNLTFQHRSLPSWLTGMLDMLSGVSGAHSQVPQLSTLLVQLLLWLHSLRRLLECLCVSVFSDGAMHVVQYVFGLGYYIVLGLTALCSDHGGEGAGSLLSQLSWFHVAGFGFFIAASLLQHQSTVLLARLRTGKSGAVETLAHRVPSGGWFELVSCPHYFAELLIYISLALVFGGLSLTWWLVVLYVLFNQALAAQLCHELYISKYESYPKHRKAFIPFVF; from the exons ATGGATGTGGTATTTACTCCCATCACATTTCACCCGGAACTGTTGCGAGCGTTTTCCCGACGGTCACTTTTCCCTGTTGCACAAAACAACGCCGCACTGAAAATGACTCTGCGCTCACTCTTGAGTTTGATTCATATTCTCTGGTCTTCTCTAGCTTGTTGTTTCCTCGCTGCTCTTTGTGTTCACAAGCTCTccagaaaatatcaaacatgtcgTCTGTATGTTGTGTTTCAGGATCTTATTCGCTacggaaaaacaaaacaaaacctccacAGAGAAGACTGGCTGCGAGTGTTTGACGTCCCTAAAAG GTGTTTCTGGCACTTCTACGCAGTCTCAGTTTGCTGGAATGGTTTCCTCCTGACCTTGTACCTGAACCTCACGTTTCAGCATCGCTCGCTGCCCTCGTGGCTCACTGGGATGTTAGACATGTTGTCAGGTGTGAGCGGAGCACACAGTCAGG TCCCACAGCTGTCCACTCTCCTggtgcagctgctgctctggctCCACTCCCTCAGGAGGCTGCTCGAGTGCCTGTGTGTCAGCGTCTTCTCTGATGGAGCCATGCATGTGGTGCAGTATGTCTTCGGGCTTGGGTATTACATCGTGCTGGGGTTAACAGCGCTCTGCTCAGATCATGGGGGGGAAGGCGCTggctccctcctctctcagttGAGCTGGTTTCACGTGGCTGGGTTTGGATTTTTCATCGCAGCCTCgctgctgcagcatcagtcCACAGTCCTGCTGGCCAGGCTACGCACTGGAAAGTCAG GAGCAGTGGAGACGCTGGCTCACAGAGTTCCATCCGGGGGCTGGTTTGAGCTGGTTTCATGCCCACATTACTTCGCTGAGTTGCTGATCTACATCTCACTGGCCTTGGTGTTTGGAGGCCTGTCTCTGACCTGGTGGCTTGTTGTCCTTTATGTGCTCTTCAACCAGGCACTGGCAGCACAGCTCTGTCATGAGCTTTATATCAGCAAATATGAATCATACCCGAAACACAGAAAAGCATTCAtaccttttgtgttttga
- the tmem165 gene encoding putative divalent cation/proton antiporter TMEM165: MSVTVCGANGRAGRDVLRVLVPLSAAVLLLSVGVAAVPEEHKAAPVPELLPQEKAPSPHPMGPVVSEDDSHKGNLGFIHAFAASISVIIVSELGDKTFFIAAIMAMRYNRLTVLTGAILALGVMTCLSVLFGYATTIIPRIYTYYVSTALFAIFGVRMLREGLKMSPDEGQEELEEVQAEIKKKDEELQRSKLTNGTADVEAGSGTTLPQRKWHSFISPIFIQALTLTFLAEWGDRSQLTTIILAAREDPFGVAVGGTLGHCLCTGLAVIGGRMIAQKISVRTVTIIGGIVFLAFAFSALLIKPESGF, encoded by the exons ATGTCGGTGACGGTGTGTGGAGCGAATGGACGCGCTGGGAGAGATGTATTACGCGTCCTGGTTCCGCTCTCCGCCgccgtgttgttgttgtcggtCGGAGTCGCTGCAGTTCCAGAGGAGCACAAAGCTGCTCCGGTCCCGGAGCTGCTCCCACAGGAG AAAGCACCAAGTCCTCATCCAATGGGCCCTGTAGTTTCAGAGGATGACTCTCACAAAGGAAACCTGGGTTTCATTCACGCCTTCGCGGCCTCTATCTCTGTCATCATTGTCTCAGAGTTGGGAGACAAGACATTTTTCATCGCAGCCATCATGGCCATGCGTTACAACCGTCTCACCGTGTTGACAGGCGCGATACTGGCCCTGGGAGTCATGACTTGTCTCTCTG TGCTGTTTGGCTATGCCACCACCATCATCCCTAGAATCTACACATACTATGTATCCACGGCCCTGTTCGCCATCTTTGGTGTGCGCATGCTGAGAGAGGGGCTGAAGATGAGTCCAGATGAGGGccaagaggagctggaggaggtgcaggcaGAGATCAAGAAGAAGGACGAGGAG CTGCAGCGATCTAAACTGACCAATGGGACTGCAGATGTGGAGGCTGGATCAGGGACAACGCTGCCTCAGAGAAAGTGGCACAGCTTCATCTCACCCATCTTCATCCAAGCACTCACCCTCACCTTCCTTGCAGAGTGGGGGGACCGCTCCCAGCTGACCACCATTATTCTCGCTGCACGGGAG GATCCTTTTGGAGTTGCTGTGGGTGGTACACTGGGACACTGTTTGTGTACAGGACTGGCTGTGATAGGAGGGAGAATGATCGCCCAGAAAATATCCGTCAGAACAG TTACAATCATTGGAGGAATTGTTTTTCTGGCGTTCGCCTTCTCTGCCCTACTCATCAAGCCAGAGTCTGGATTTTGA
- the kdr gene encoding vascular endothelial growth factor receptor 2 isoform X2: MMAQAVSIILILGIILKISCVAAIELRFTPDPPTLNLNGTHRMNKSDNLELTCRGRLHLRWSTPPTSTHFSISDCSGSGLFCTTLRISNATINETGQYQCSYRGMKVEDGKTSVAAYVFVHDYKMPFVPSASEYEIVFIREGERVVIPCRGSVENLNVSLHTKYPNKELHPDGRDSVWDAKTGFILPSYLISYAGVVSCQTHIGNETFKSPLYLVVVVGYKIYDLTLTLPKAKMSVGERLVLCCTAYTELNVGIEFNWTHSGQALSSVNGSSLTHATPHKKKLWNSLELSNTLIVENVTLDHSGEYTCTASSGKMEKSASAVLKVFEKPFIDIKEPWIKVWEVNVGDQTKQIQVKYSAYPDPSFKWLKNGLPPSKDDYRIKQKNETLIFRSVTETDVGNYTIVLTNRITKEEQRRSFQLLVNVPPHIIEKEVAVDTDVHPYGSSPTLRCTARGFPIPAEIQWQWMSKEDCPEVFMSGLMKSETQLKECTVWRDISNSTGQNPIERITTDTDQAQKKIMSSLKIQKSEVHALYRCLAANKVGEDARIIFFHVTRGLEVSVSPSNEPLEEDHVVLRCKADRLIYGNLAWFRVTNISVQVPSVKPCRFLRLQQRPLLQAVQSSEQGINVTLELLLPNASRQDEGLYACQVENIKTKEKTCLLRRLTLRALEAARVLNNLTDQKVNISATITLLCDAAGIPNPLVVWTKNNHTVVEGSGVILSQNNHVLTIQRAKKEDSGLYSCTACNSLGCDTSQAFLTTEGAEEKTNVELIVPIGSVVIAMFFWLLIVFVIRGRKRPNAGDLKPGYLSMILDSEDMPMDEQCERLTYDANKWEFPRDRLKLGEPLGRGAFGQVVEAAAFGIEKATTCTTVAVKMLKEGATSSEYHALMSELKILIHIGHHLNVVNLLGACTKPGGPLMVIVEYCKHGNLSSYLKSKRGEYSPYKKRRVDSQTWAAAEEDGTECDLGKIAQLDICTGTAVCSIAGDETSGSSMDAQQEESSDDDHLTMEDLISYSFQVAKGMEFLSSRKCIHRDLAARNILLSENNVVKICDFGLARDVYKDPDYVRKGDARLPLKWMAPETIFDRVYTTQSDVWSFGVLLWEIFSLGASPYPGVCIDESFCRRLKVGTRMRPPEYATTEIYQTMLDCWLDRPTDRPTFAELVEHLGNLLQASAQQDGKDYIPLTAGEAAGSPVTPEPRNPCSRPQSGEIPDAQLHYDDPRSLGLSQQSERCSRPLSVKTFEDIPVVHSSVMEGHTDSGVGFSQEEVKGLNQRIQTNFSQMIRCKSKESLASESSNQTSGYQSGYHSDDTDTPIYANEEVIMKHNMLKKPPLPKMPEKFNAEIRYSTPPV; this comes from the exons ATGATGGCTCAGGCAGTATCCATCATTCTAATACTTGGCATTATTCTGAAGATCAGCTGTGTTGCTG CCATTGAACTGCGGTTTACGCCTGATCCACCAACACTTAACCTCAATGGCACTCACAGGATGAACAAATCTGACAACCTGGAGCTAACATGCAG GGGTCGCCTGCACCTGAGGTGGTCAACTCCTCCGACAAGCACCCACTTCTCCATCAGTGACTGCAGCGGGTCAGGACTCTTCTGCACAACACTGAGGATCTCCAACGCAACGATCAATGAAACTGGACAGTACCAATGTTCCTACAGAGGCATGAAAGTTGAAGATGGCAAGACTTCAGTTGCGGcttatgtgtttgtgcacg ATTACAAGATGCCATTTGTCCCATCTGCAAGTGAATATGAAATTGTGTTCATCCGTGAAGGCGAGCGGGTGGTGATACCGTGCCGAGGCTCGGTGGAGAACCTCAACGTTTCGCTCCACACT aaGTATCCAAATAAGGAGCTTCATCCAGATGGGAGGGATTCTGTGTGGGACGCCAAGACAGGTTTCATTCTGCCCAGTTACCTGATCAGTTATGCTGGCGTCGTGTCCTGTCAGACCCACATTGGAAATGAGACGTTCAAGTCCCCTCTCTAcctggtggttgttgttg GATACAAGATCTATGACCTCACCCTGACCCTGCCAAAAGCGAAGATGTCTGTGGGGGAGCGGCTGGTGCTCTGCTGCACGGCCTACACCGAGCTGAACGTGGGCATCGAGTTCAACTGGACTCACTCTGGTCAGGCCCTG AGCTCAGTGAATGGTTCGAGTCTCACCCACGCCACGCCACACAAGAAGAAGCTGTGGAACTCTCTGGAGCTGTCCAACACTCTCATAGTGGAGAATGTGACGTTGGATCACAGTGGAGAATACACCTGCACAGCATCCAGTGGAAAGATGGAAAAAAGTGCCTCAGCAGTCCTCAAAGTGTTTG aAAAACCTTTCATTGATATAAAGGAGCCATGGATAAAGGTCTGGGAGGTAAATGTTGGAGATCAAACCAAACAGATCCAGGTCAAGTACTCAGCTTATCCAGACCCAAGCTTCAAATG GTTAAAAAATGGCCTACCACCATCCAAGGATGActacagaataaaacagaagaacGAAACCCTCATCTTCCGTAGTGTCACAGAGACAGACGTAGGAAATTACACTATAGTCCTGACCAATAGGATTActaaagaggagcagagacgcTCCTTCCAGCTGCTGGTCAATG TTCCACCTCATATCATTGAGAAGGAGGTGGCAGTGGACACTGACGTGCACCCATACGGCAGCAGCCCCACCCTGAGGTGCACTGCTCGTGGATTTCCCATACCTGCAGAGATCCAGTGGCAGTGGATGTCCAAAGAGGACTGTCCAGAGGTTTTTAT GTCAGGCCTAATGAAGTCTGAGACACAGCTGAAGGAGTGTACAGTCTGGAGAGATATCAGCAACAGCACCGGTCAAAACCCTATAGAACGAATTACGACCGACACTGATCAAGCTCAAAAG AAAATCATGAGCTCCTTGAAGATTCAGAAATCTGAGGTCCATGCCCTCTACAGATGCCTGGCTGCCAACAAAGTGGGAGAGGACGCACGTATCATCTTCTTCCATGTGACAC GTGGACTTGAGGTGAGCGTGTCACCCTCCAATGAGCCCTTGGAGGAAGACCATGTGGTTTTGAGGTGTAAGGCAGACCGGCTGATATATGGTAACCTCGCCTGGTTCCGTGTGACAAACATCTCAGTGCAGGTGCCGTCAGTGAAGCCCTGTCGTTTCCTGCGGCTGCAGCAGAGGCCCCTGTTGCAGGCTGTGCAGTCCAGCGAGCAGGGCATTAATGTAACGCTGGAACTGCTGCTGCCCAACGCATCCCGTCAGGATGAGGGTCTGTATGCCTGCCAGGTGGAGAACATCAAGACTAAGGAGAAAACCTGCCTGCTGCGCCGACTCACACTCAGAG CTCTCGAGGCAGCGAGGGTCCTCAATAATTTAACAGACCAAAAAGTCAACATCAGTGCAACGATCACTCTCCTCTGTGATGCTGCTGGGATACCAAACCCGTTGGTGGTGTGGACCAAAAACAACCACACTGTGGTGGAGGGCTCAG GTGTGATTCTGAGCCAGAACAACCATGTTTTGACGATTCAGCGTGCAAAGAAGGAGGACAGTGGTCTGTACAGCTGCACCGCATGTAACAGCCTCGGCTGTGACACCTCACAAGCTTTTCTGACAACTGAAG GAGCCGAAGAAAAGACCAACGTGGAACTGATTGTTCCGATCGGGTCGGTGGTCATTGCCATGTTTTTCTGGTTACTGATCGTTTTTGTCATCCGTGGAAGAAAAAGA CCAAATGCTGGGGATCTGAAGCCGGGTTACCTGTCCATGATCCTGGACTCCGAGGACATGCCCATGGACGAGCAGTGTGAGAGGCTCACGTATGACGCTAACAAATGGGAGTTTCCTCGCGACAGACTGAAGCTGG GTGAACCACTGGGCCGAGGAGCGTTCGGTCAGGTGGTGGAAGCAGCCGCCTTTGGCATCGAGAAAGCTACCACATGCACCACTGTCGCGGTCAAGATGCTAAAGG AGGGAGCAACATCTAGTGAGTATCACGCCTTGATGTCAGAGCTGAAAATCCTCATTCACATTGGACATCACCTCAATGTCGTCAACCTGCTGGGAGCGTGCACAAAGCCTGGTG GGCCACTGATGGTGATCGTAGAATACTGTAAACATGGAAATCTCTCCAGCTACCTGAAGAGCAAGCGTGGCGAGTACAGCCCATACAAG AAGAGGCGGGTGGACAGCCAGACGTGGGCAGCTGCGGAGGAGGATGGGACCGAATGCGATCTGGGTAAAATTGCTCAGCTGGACATCTGCACGGGCACGGCGGTCTGCTCCATAGCTGGAGACGAGACTTCAGGCAGCAGCATGGATGCTCAGCAAG AAGAGAGCTCAGATGACGACCATCTGACTATGGAGGACCTGATAAGCTACAGCTTCCAGGTGGCCAAAGGCATGGAGTTTCTCTCCTCCCGCAAG TGTATCCACAGAGATTTAGCAGCCAGAAACATCCTGCTATCCGAGAACAACGTGGTGAAGATCTGCGACTTTGGCCTCGCTAGAGATGTGTACAAAGACCCTGACTATGTCCGCAAAGGAGAT GCACGTCTCCCTCTGAAGTGGATGGCTCCTGAGACCATATTTGACCGGGTGTACACCACACAAAGTGATGTTTGGTCCTTTGGGGTCCTTCTCTGGGAGATCTTTTCTTTGG GCGCGTCTCCCTATCCGGGTGTTTGCATCGATGAGTCTTTCTGCAGACGGCTCAAAGTAGGAACCAGGATGAGACCGCCAGAATACGCCACCACTGAGAT ATACCAGACCATGTTGGACTGCTGGCTAGATCGTCCTACAGACAGGCCAACGTTTGCAGAACTGGTTGAACATCTGGGCAACCTGCTACAGGCCAGTGCTcaacag GATGGGAAGGACTACATCCCCCTGACAGCAGGTGAGGCAGCTGGGTCTCCAGTGACCCCTGAACCCAGGAACCCTTGCAGCAGGCCTCAAAGTGGGGAAATCCCAGACGCTCAGCTCCACTATGACGACCCGCGGTCCCTCGG ACTGTCGCAGCAGAGTGAGAGGTGCAGTCGACCCCTCAGCGTGAAGACGTTTGAAGACATCCCGGTGGTGCATAGCAGCGTCatg GAGGGTCACACAGACAGTGGTGTGGGCTTCTCACAAGAGGAGGTGAAGGGTTTGAATCAACGGATACAAACCAACTTCAG ccAGATGATTCGCTGTAAGAGTAAAGAATCTCTTGCCTCTGAATCATCCAATCAGACGAGTGGATACCAGTCAGGGTACCACTCTGACGACACCGACACACCCATCTATGCTAACGAGGAGGTGATCATGAAGCACAACATGCTGAAGAAGCCTCCTCTGCCCAAGATGCCTGAGAAGTTCAACGCTGAGATCCGCTACAGCACGCCACCTGTCTGA
- the kdr gene encoding vascular endothelial growth factor receptor 2 isoform X1: MMAQAVSIILILGIILKISCVAAIELRFTPDPPTLNLNGTHRMNKSDNLELTCRGRLHLRWSTPPTSTHFSISDCSGSGLFCTTLRISNATINETGQYQCSYRGMKVEDGKTSVAAYVFVHDYKMPFVPSASEYEIVFIREGERVVIPCRGSVENLNVSLHTYPNKELHPDGRDSVWDAKTGFILPSYLISYAGVVSCQTHIGNETFKSPLYLVVVVGYKIYDLTLTLPKAKMSVGERLVLCCTAYTELNVGIEFNWTHSGQALSSVNGSSLTHATPHKKKLWNSLELSNTLIVENVTLDHSGEYTCTASSGKMEKSASAVLKVFEKPFIDIKEPWIKVWEVNVGDQTKQIQVKYSAYPDPSFKWLKNGLPPSKDDYRIKQKNETLIFRSVTETDVGNYTIVLTNRITKEEQRRSFQLLVNVPPHIIEKEVAVDTDVHPYGSSPTLRCTARGFPIPAEIQWQWMSKEDCPEVFMSGLMKSETQLKECTVWRDISNSTGQNPIERITTDTDQAQKKIMSSLKIQKSEVHALYRCLAANKVGEDARIIFFHVTRGLEVSVSPSNEPLEEDHVVLRCKADRLIYGNLAWFRVTNISVQVPSVKPCRFLRLQQRPLLQAVQSSEQGINVTLELLLPNASRQDEGLYACQVENIKTKEKTCLLRRLTLRALEAARVLNNLTDQKVNISATITLLCDAAGIPNPLVVWTKNNHTVVEGSGVILSQNNHVLTIQRAKKEDSGLYSCTACNSLGCDTSQAFLTTEGAEEKTNVELIVPIGSVVIAMFFWLLIVFVIRGRKRPNAGDLKPGYLSMILDSEDMPMDEQCERLTYDANKWEFPRDRLKLGEPLGRGAFGQVVEAAAFGIEKATTCTTVAVKMLKEGATSSEYHALMSELKILIHIGHHLNVVNLLGACTKPGGPLMVIVEYCKHGNLSSYLKSKRGEYSPYKKRRVDSQTWAAAEEDGTECDLGKIAQLDICTGTAVCSIAGDETSGSSMDAQQEESSDDDHLTMEDLISYSFQVAKGMEFLSSRKCIHRDLAARNILLSENNVVKICDFGLARDVYKDPDYVRKGDARLPLKWMAPETIFDRVYTTQSDVWSFGVLLWEIFSLGASPYPGVCIDESFCRRLKVGTRMRPPEYATTEIYQTMLDCWLDRPTDRPTFAELVEHLGNLLQASAQQDGKDYIPLTAGEAAGSPVTPEPRNPCSRPQSGEIPDAQLHYDDPRSLGLSQQSERCSRPLSVKTFEDIPVVHSSVMEGHTDSGVGFSQEEVKGLNQRIQTNFSQMIRCKSKESLASESSNQTSGYQSGYHSDDTDTPIYANEEVIMKHNMLKKPPLPKMPEKFNAEIRYSTPPV, encoded by the exons ATGATGGCTCAGGCAGTATCCATCATTCTAATACTTGGCATTATTCTGAAGATCAGCTGTGTTGCTG CCATTGAACTGCGGTTTACGCCTGATCCACCAACACTTAACCTCAATGGCACTCACAGGATGAACAAATCTGACAACCTGGAGCTAACATGCAG GGGTCGCCTGCACCTGAGGTGGTCAACTCCTCCGACAAGCACCCACTTCTCCATCAGTGACTGCAGCGGGTCAGGACTCTTCTGCACAACACTGAGGATCTCCAACGCAACGATCAATGAAACTGGACAGTACCAATGTTCCTACAGAGGCATGAAAGTTGAAGATGGCAAGACTTCAGTTGCGGcttatgtgtttgtgcacg ATTACAAGATGCCATTTGTCCCATCTGCAAGTGAATATGAAATTGTGTTCATCCGTGAAGGCGAGCGGGTGGTGATACCGTGCCGAGGCTCGGTGGAGAACCTCAACGTTTCGCTCCACACT TATCCAAATAAGGAGCTTCATCCAGATGGGAGGGATTCTGTGTGGGACGCCAAGACAGGTTTCATTCTGCCCAGTTACCTGATCAGTTATGCTGGCGTCGTGTCCTGTCAGACCCACATTGGAAATGAGACGTTCAAGTCCCCTCTCTAcctggtggttgttgttg GATACAAGATCTATGACCTCACCCTGACCCTGCCAAAAGCGAAGATGTCTGTGGGGGAGCGGCTGGTGCTCTGCTGCACGGCCTACACCGAGCTGAACGTGGGCATCGAGTTCAACTGGACTCACTCTGGTCAGGCCCTG AGCTCAGTGAATGGTTCGAGTCTCACCCACGCCACGCCACACAAGAAGAAGCTGTGGAACTCTCTGGAGCTGTCCAACACTCTCATAGTGGAGAATGTGACGTTGGATCACAGTGGAGAATACACCTGCACAGCATCCAGTGGAAAGATGGAAAAAAGTGCCTCAGCAGTCCTCAAAGTGTTTG aAAAACCTTTCATTGATATAAAGGAGCCATGGATAAAGGTCTGGGAGGTAAATGTTGGAGATCAAACCAAACAGATCCAGGTCAAGTACTCAGCTTATCCAGACCCAAGCTTCAAATG GTTAAAAAATGGCCTACCACCATCCAAGGATGActacagaataaaacagaagaacGAAACCCTCATCTTCCGTAGTGTCACAGAGACAGACGTAGGAAATTACACTATAGTCCTGACCAATAGGATTActaaagaggagcagagacgcTCCTTCCAGCTGCTGGTCAATG TTCCACCTCATATCATTGAGAAGGAGGTGGCAGTGGACACTGACGTGCACCCATACGGCAGCAGCCCCACCCTGAGGTGCACTGCTCGTGGATTTCCCATACCTGCAGAGATCCAGTGGCAGTGGATGTCCAAAGAGGACTGTCCAGAGGTTTTTAT GTCAGGCCTAATGAAGTCTGAGACACAGCTGAAGGAGTGTACAGTCTGGAGAGATATCAGCAACAGCACCGGTCAAAACCCTATAGAACGAATTACGACCGACACTGATCAAGCTCAAAAG AAAATCATGAGCTCCTTGAAGATTCAGAAATCTGAGGTCCATGCCCTCTACAGATGCCTGGCTGCCAACAAAGTGGGAGAGGACGCACGTATCATCTTCTTCCATGTGACAC GTGGACTTGAGGTGAGCGTGTCACCCTCCAATGAGCCCTTGGAGGAAGACCATGTGGTTTTGAGGTGTAAGGCAGACCGGCTGATATATGGTAACCTCGCCTGGTTCCGTGTGACAAACATCTCAGTGCAGGTGCCGTCAGTGAAGCCCTGTCGTTTCCTGCGGCTGCAGCAGAGGCCCCTGTTGCAGGCTGTGCAGTCCAGCGAGCAGGGCATTAATGTAACGCTGGAACTGCTGCTGCCCAACGCATCCCGTCAGGATGAGGGTCTGTATGCCTGCCAGGTGGAGAACATCAAGACTAAGGAGAAAACCTGCCTGCTGCGCCGACTCACACTCAGAG CTCTCGAGGCAGCGAGGGTCCTCAATAATTTAACAGACCAAAAAGTCAACATCAGTGCAACGATCACTCTCCTCTGTGATGCTGCTGGGATACCAAACCCGTTGGTGGTGTGGACCAAAAACAACCACACTGTGGTGGAGGGCTCAG GTGTGATTCTGAGCCAGAACAACCATGTTTTGACGATTCAGCGTGCAAAGAAGGAGGACAGTGGTCTGTACAGCTGCACCGCATGTAACAGCCTCGGCTGTGACACCTCACAAGCTTTTCTGACAACTGAAG GAGCCGAAGAAAAGACCAACGTGGAACTGATTGTTCCGATCGGGTCGGTGGTCATTGCCATGTTTTTCTGGTTACTGATCGTTTTTGTCATCCGTGGAAGAAAAAGA CCAAATGCTGGGGATCTGAAGCCGGGTTACCTGTCCATGATCCTGGACTCCGAGGACATGCCCATGGACGAGCAGTGTGAGAGGCTCACGTATGACGCTAACAAATGGGAGTTTCCTCGCGACAGACTGAAGCTGG GTGAACCACTGGGCCGAGGAGCGTTCGGTCAGGTGGTGGAAGCAGCCGCCTTTGGCATCGAGAAAGCTACCACATGCACCACTGTCGCGGTCAAGATGCTAAAGG AGGGAGCAACATCTAGTGAGTATCACGCCTTGATGTCAGAGCTGAAAATCCTCATTCACATTGGACATCACCTCAATGTCGTCAACCTGCTGGGAGCGTGCACAAAGCCTGGTG GGCCACTGATGGTGATCGTAGAATACTGTAAACATGGAAATCTCTCCAGCTACCTGAAGAGCAAGCGTGGCGAGTACAGCCCATACAAG AAGAGGCGGGTGGACAGCCAGACGTGGGCAGCTGCGGAGGAGGATGGGACCGAATGCGATCTGGGTAAAATTGCTCAGCTGGACATCTGCACGGGCACGGCGGTCTGCTCCATAGCTGGAGACGAGACTTCAGGCAGCAGCATGGATGCTCAGCAAG AAGAGAGCTCAGATGACGACCATCTGACTATGGAGGACCTGATAAGCTACAGCTTCCAGGTGGCCAAAGGCATGGAGTTTCTCTCCTCCCGCAAG TGTATCCACAGAGATTTAGCAGCCAGAAACATCCTGCTATCCGAGAACAACGTGGTGAAGATCTGCGACTTTGGCCTCGCTAGAGATGTGTACAAAGACCCTGACTATGTCCGCAAAGGAGAT GCACGTCTCCCTCTGAAGTGGATGGCTCCTGAGACCATATTTGACCGGGTGTACACCACACAAAGTGATGTTTGGTCCTTTGGGGTCCTTCTCTGGGAGATCTTTTCTTTGG GCGCGTCTCCCTATCCGGGTGTTTGCATCGATGAGTCTTTCTGCAGACGGCTCAAAGTAGGAACCAGGATGAGACCGCCAGAATACGCCACCACTGAGAT ATACCAGACCATGTTGGACTGCTGGCTAGATCGTCCTACAGACAGGCCAACGTTTGCAGAACTGGTTGAACATCTGGGCAACCTGCTACAGGCCAGTGCTcaacag GATGGGAAGGACTACATCCCCCTGACAGCAGGTGAGGCAGCTGGGTCTCCAGTGACCCCTGAACCCAGGAACCCTTGCAGCAGGCCTCAAAGTGGGGAAATCCCAGACGCTCAGCTCCACTATGACGACCCGCGGTCCCTCGG ACTGTCGCAGCAGAGTGAGAGGTGCAGTCGACCCCTCAGCGTGAAGACGTTTGAAGACATCCCGGTGGTGCATAGCAGCGTCatg GAGGGTCACACAGACAGTGGTGTGGGCTTCTCACAAGAGGAGGTGAAGGGTTTGAATCAACGGATACAAACCAACTTCAG ccAGATGATTCGCTGTAAGAGTAAAGAATCTCTTGCCTCTGAATCATCCAATCAGACGAGTGGATACCAGTCAGGGTACCACTCTGACGACACCGACACACCCATCTATGCTAACGAGGAGGTGATCATGAAGCACAACATGCTGAAGAAGCCTCCTCTGCCCAAGATGCCTGAGAAGTTCAACGCTGAGATCCGCTACAGCACGCCACCTGTCTGA